The genomic segment CAAGCTTTTAATCCTAACAAAATGACACAAATCCTAAATAAAAAGAAGATTTAAGAATGAGGAGCTTACATCCTGAACTTTAGAGGGGCTTTCCATGAAGCTGACGCTGGCGGTTTCATATTGATTCACGTAACACTAACTTTCCCTCCCTAATTTTCAACCACCATAAACAGAtatattaaagattttgagacACTAAAGGTGAGTTTTGATAGGCGGTACGTTtacttgcggttagtgtaaaaacagcggtggcggtgagattagatactgtagtgatactgtagcgtgaaACAAAAAGcaaactaaacgcaccgcacccaattgcccatccaaacccaccctaaaccTAGGCTAGGCCATATCCAGAAGAACCCTAATTTTCGTTGTTAGCCTCTTTTGAGCTCATAAATCCAGTTCACACAGGATTTGAATTTTGAACCATATTAGCATGGATCTCGTTTTATGGCCCAAACCACAATAACGATTAAAAAGAGGCTTATACAAAAAATATACCCTAAAATTCAAttacaatttaaaattaagccccctatctttttattatctatctACACTATATCTATTATATATTAAGGGGCTGACTGAATTAGTATCACCCACCAATCTGATCTCAACTCaattaagaaatttaccaaataatatttttatataaaatctagaaaaatatacatataataggaTTTGAACTCAAGATACAATGATCTTTTGTGAAATGATTTTTTTCACACACATCGTGTGCGCGTGTGTGGGTGTGTGTGCGTGCGTGCGTGCGCGCGTGCGCGTGCCTGCCTGTGCCTGCGTGTGCGTGTGCGTGTGCGTGTGCGTGTGCGTGTGTGTTGCACCTAACTAGTACCTAAACATGGAAACCGTTAACCAAGTTGACACGtcctaaaaattctaaaaaaaaaaaaagttagcatATACTTTAGCCTTTGAAGTTTGAACTTGGCAACTTGTACCTAATTCGTGAGTAAACTTTTTTCGGACCTAACTAGTACATTAACTTGGAAACCATTAACTAGTACTTGGCCGTTATCGTTTATAAACAGCATAAACTGCTAATAGTTCTTGAAAATGTTATCGTTTATAAACAGCATAAACTgcctaatataatttattctcgtaacatctaacatactgttgagcagaaaaagaaaagaaagaaatagaaatgcATTTTTACGTATTATGTCTATTTACCAGCCACTCCTTTCTTCTTTGGCTTCGAGAGCATGTACGTCCTCATTAGATAAAAGGTCAAGAACGGGTTTATAATAATCCCACTCCTTTCTTTTCCTGATGCAACAGAAAGCAAAAGGCAAACCATAAGTATTTTCTTCTTTTGAAGTTTTCTAACGAAGTAACAGAGCAAACAAATTAGTGACCAAGCAAAATGGGTGTAAACATACAGAGCGCATAAATTAAAAGCAACATGAAAATGTAATAATTGCTAGTTAGAAATATACAGTAATATTAAATGGGAAAACTTAACAAGTGCAGGAAAAGGGACACCAAAACCACTAAACCATTTACACAAAGTGAAGCTACATCAATGCTGTCAAACTGACAAAAGATTTCAATGATTTGGTTGAGAATTAGCTCTATCTCTCTTATCAATAAGACTTCTTACTAGTGTTGTTTCTAAAAATAATCAAGTTATTATCCACTGGACAAAACCAAGAAATAACACTTCACATGCAAAATTATAGAAGATCCTCTTTTAGATAAAACAATTCCATCAAATTGAGGATAATTGTATGCGTGATAGCATCTACTAGACCAGGAATATCAATGAAGCCAATTATTGCAATTGCTTAAGATACCATTTTTTAGTTTAGCCTCTAGTTAGCCTTTCTTTTGTATAGGTTATGTATTCCAATTCCTTTTTAATATGGAATACAAAAAATAGTGCACAAAGAATGAAATTCTCCCGATGGCTCTATCAtagataaataagaaaaaaaaatctccaAATCAAATCCATTACTTCATTTACTTAACCTTAACTCAAGTGAAAAGGGGGCAAAACCCTTGTTTTTTGCTAATTTAGTCAAAATCAAGTCTGACGAGAATAATATTTTACGAAAAGCAATTCATGTATTTTCAAACCAACCCATGTCTTATCTATTATTTGATTGACTAATCCTTTTTATTGTAATGGGTGAAGGGTCAAATGTTTTGGTAATTCCTCATGGGTGGATGAACCAAGATAATTTAAAATCAGAGTTCTAGATTTTTTATAATCCCTCACTGAAATAATGTCTCGAGATTTGCAGCAATAACTAGCTATATCTACTGTACACCCATTAACTAGTGTCTTCtgctaaggattaaattgaaatgcttTATCCCTAGGAGATATGATATATAATGGAGGACTTAGTTTGACAGTTTTGACAAGGTGGATGTCTTTTAAATCTTTTAATGATTTCAAGAACCTTAAAGGAAATGCAATGCGTAAGCATGAGTGTACAACTCAGTAGAGAGATGAAGTTGAGAAAAAGTGATGTTCCATTGAATCAAGATAATTTTGGATCAAAGTTCTACATTTATTTTCAAACCAATCTTTTCCTATCCGTTAAATGGTCGGCCCGAGTCACAGCATAGTTTCACTTAGACATGGAGCTGTCGAGCAATTTACAAATTATGACAGCATAACTTTGGGTTTGGCAGCCTAAAATTGAATATGGATATGGATTTAAACTTTATAAACTTTGAttcttttgatttaaaatttatgaattagAAGTTCTCAGTTTTAATGAATCTATACTTAAGTTCAATCAATATTTCAACTAATCTTAAATTTGTGATGTTTTCTAAATTCTAATATGGAAACAAGTAAAGAGTCCTGCTTGTGTCTTTTAAATGTACTTGATACAATAAGTATTTTGAAATCTTAGATGGACCTTTTAAATTTGACCCAAACCTAAATAAAACCATTTCCGAACAAAGCATTTGGATTTATGGAAACAAGTAAATAGTCCTGCTTGTGTCTTTTAAATGTACTTGATACAATTAAGTATTTTGAAATCTTAGATGGACCTTTTAAATTTGACCCAAACCTAAACAAAACCATTTCCGAACAAAGCATTTGGATTTTGAAATCCAAATCCCAACCCATAAAATACAAGTTTCTAAATTGACCATAACAATTTTTCAAGGCTCAATAGGGAAAATTATTCAGCATGAGATTTACATGGAGCGTACCGGACAACACTTGATCCAAAACTGAATAACTTCATCAAGTCCAGTGCAGCACCACTAGCTTTACTGTGAGAGGGAAAACAGAAAGCAATGTCATCAATACATAGAACATTGAGGTCTGTCATGCTTGGACAAAATCAATGTACCCAGAAAAGAATTGGGGGGTGGCAGGAGGTGAAAAAAGCGGAAGTACCAAGCCATTCGGATAAGAAAAAAAATCCCTCCTATTTCTGACCATATTAGAAGGAAACAGCACAAAAACCTGGGAGTGAAATGTTCAGCAGCCCGACGACCCTTTTTGCTTATTCTGTTCTCCCTTGCTGTAGTTACATTTTGAATTGCAATCTAAAAAACACAACATTACAGAGATATAATAACAACCATGCCATATATGCATCAATGGCTAAGATTAAGTAGAAACACATGATAACTACCTCATAAAGTTGCTCTCTGATTGCAAAGGCAATTGCAGGCTGCATAGAGTAAAGAAATCATATAAGAAGATATGTTTTAAAGGCACAGAAACAAAATGAAACAGGCTTCAAAGAGAAATACTGTACTGTTATCAGTTTCTCATCATGTTCAGGTAAAATGAATGTTTTACAAGTATGCTTCTAAAACGAATTGCTTACCTCAACTTCAGGGTCTTCAATGCCTAAATCTTTGCAGAGAGTTCTAGCAAATTCTTCAGGATCACTATCAAAGTTGTTCAAGTcctataaaaaataaagataacaGCATTCAAGCATCTCATTGAGAAATAATTGCATAGCTCATAAAAAGATAAATGATGAGCAAGCATGAGAAAACACAAGAACATGCATATGATAATGATATTATACaaattcattttccatttcttACCCATAAAAACTGATCCCTGATAACTATATGATTGACTTGAAGATCAAGCTGATGAAGTCCATGTGATGGATAAGTAGGTGttagaaaatcattaaaggaAAATGGTGATATTTATATAAATGTTGTTAGTACTTTATTTATGAAAGGCACCTTAATTGGAATGATCTTGTCACCAACATACATGTCTTGACCTTCATATGATCGAAAGGTGGCAAGCTGTGACTGAAGATAACATGCAAAGTGAAGAATAGGAGAATGGTAAGTACAACTAAAAATCAGCTTTAAAAgtgtcaatttcttttctttttgttgaacattgaaatgagagaaaagaaaacagTTAAGATGACCTGAATGGATTGAACAATTTGCGGAAGGAAACCAGGGGAAAGCTTCAAGTCTTTTACAGTCCTTTTTGCAAACATCACCACCTCTGAATCCGGATCTTTTAGAACAAATATACAAACAAAAGAACATGTGTAATTAGCAAATTACACTAAGGTAGCGTTAAAGAACtccaatttttaaataataaatctgAATTCCAGAAATAGTATAATCGTGCAATGAAACACATGAAAATGTAatcaaatatttacaaatttgaaatttaatataagATCATATAACAAAAGAGATCTAAaatccaaaatttcaaattcatattGGTCAAAAAAAAAATCCCCGAAATTTCTTGATTTCATGAGAAACATATTTAATAAGGTGAATGCATACCATAAGGGTTCCAAGTGAAAGCATCTTTATAGCGCTGTCCATCGACTTCTATGTCAAGCCTAATGGGTATTAAATTTTCAGCTGTCGGCCttcaatttttggatcaaaattAGATAATCAAGCTTTTAATCCTAAAAAAATGACACAAATCCTAAATAAAAAGAAGATTTAAGAATGAGGAGCTTACATCCTGAACTTTAGAGGGGCTTTCCATGAAGCTGACGCCGGCGATTTCATATTGATTCACGTAACACAAACTTTCCCTCCCTAATTTTCAACCACCATAAACAGATATATTAAAGATTCTGAGACTCTAAACGATTGCATTCACCCAAAATCTGTCAAACTTTCTCTTAATGGTTGAATAAAAAAAACCAGCAACAACAGAAAAATGCCGCGAAACCATGTagaaaataaatccacagatCTCGAAAATTGGAGACGTATATAGAGAAAGGAACCTCGAACGATCAGATAAAGTGAACTAAGAAACCAACAGAGCCCCGACTTCATGCTATTTACATACACACAAACAAAATACAACAAAGGCAGAGGATGTAGCAGTTTCAGCGTATTTTCTCACCTACCAAACAGCTCCAACAGAAAATCACCTAAAAGAACTCTAAGCTGCAAAAATAGAGTGCCTATGGAACGATGATGGTGGTGGCCGGTGGAGAAATTTGTGGTATTTTCTTTGTTACTGTTAGGGGTTTAGAAATTATTGGAGTGAGTCGAGGGGcaaatttccaaaaaaaagccttatttttttaaaatttaccaaaatgggcccagtattttattatttatgggaATGGGTCATTTTTTCcgaaatcgcatccacgtcagcgtgatgtcaggggacgtgtcagaacatcgtgtccacgtcagcgcgctttgcttacTTCGACACAAATCGCGCTTACGATGACGCGATTTGCTGATGtggatgaacagtttatgttttttagtttggaaaactttgaaaggccataacttttcgctcgattgtccgattgagacgatttttttatttagaatagCTTTTTGAGATCTACGCGCTGAGAAATGCCGAAGACGGTTTGCCGCagttttcgtcgaaaaagatccttttttgcccttaaatttcaattttttcggtttaaatttgaattttgaaacattctaatcatcattttccttatttatttgaagtaaacaccggatttttttttacagaattgttgtattattttttctgatttgacacgtgtatgggataggtccgataaatcgttagaacgtaagtaatataattaagataataacagtatttctataatatatcaattaattagtttagtttagttggttaagatgcttgttcttttcccttagtaccttggttcaaatcttgttggtaataattttaaatcttttttgtacttgttgctattgatgtaatattgaagagttaattgattaaaaaattaaatacaagtacaaaaagattcaaaatttattttttcaaaataccaaaaaagccctatatttttaaaatttatcgaaacGGGCTcggtgttttatttttttgagcgTTGGGTGCTGTTCACGTGCGGGCCGAAATCGCTTtcctgacacgtaccctgacatcgcgctgacgtggatgcgatttcCCGGAAAaaggaccattccggtaaataattaaaaaataggcccatttcggtaatttttttaaaaaaaatggcttttattggtaaattgcccTTAGTCGAGTGGAgacttttttggttttttttaaattttatttgatgttTGCAAATAATCATTAACcaaagcaattaattaattaaaaggagaattaattaattaattaataatttagttaGTTTTAATATTACAGTACCAAATTGATTGatagataaattttttttgataatttatttaattgatattaatgttttgaaatttaaaatttcaataataaaaacataaatttaaaattttaataataaaaacataaatttaaaattttttaaaggggtaaacatgtataatttgaattttttaattcattattttagtttatgtcGTTTTTTTCAAGCAACTTATAAGTTGGGTGACCacaatgaaaatgtaaatataatGTGGCGTGTCTAGTTCACTAacgttaaaaatttaatgtttgggtgactaaaatgaaagtacTTTAAAAGTTAGATGACgaaattgtaaaaatttcattttaagtaaCCAAAATAGAAACGCCTTAAAAGTTGGATGACTAACTAGGTAGTTTACCTTTTTGTAAAAAAGTCTTGTcgttaatttatttacattccaACTTTGTTTGGTTGGTTAATATAATAACATGGGAATAAGTTTTTTCAGTACATCATTACTAAAATGAATGTAATAACATCATTGCTCTAAAATGGTTCATAATAAAATTGGCCActaatatttgtatattttgtcaaaatacctctaattgtatttttaagctatttttaccATTAACCTTTGTTCTTTTTTCAATCTGctttttctaacaaatttaataaataaattcaaggtttcaaatttccttttctttcaaaAGGTTTCAACTTTTCATACATTTGTTTATAGAGAAGTTTTTCTactaagttaattttttaagataattacgtttattttatttaaattaagagttattttaaaaaaatttaatgtattatttatttatttatcatttttcacaTGCAAATTATCTTATTGgattatctaagtaataaattatatctcattaaaaatattccacacaTGACATCATccccattaatttttttaacggtattttcattaaatctgttagaaaaaGCAGTTTGAAAACAGGAACAAAGGTTGATGGTCAAAAAatgctcaaaaatacaattaggatcATTTTGACAAAATATACAAACATTAGTGGCTAAATTTGTCATTAAACCAATTTTCATTAGGAAAAATGTTTAAACAAGTAAACTAAGAGTTACTTCTTGAAATGTTAATTTCCctaatgagaaaaaaaaactaaaataattttatcatgatttgtttaaaaaaataaagtttattttataaatatatatatatatatatttgaataatgtcactcttgaaaacataaaaattggaAGAAGGGAAAAGCTGGTATAAGAAGTTTAGCATGTCAACAAGTGTAAAATTTGTTATCCAAGTTAGGGAAAGATCACTTAACTGGTGCAATACATATTGACATCGAACCAGAAAGAAATATAGTCGAACACATACATATGCCTCTGGATATTAGTTATgaaaaattcaaatgaaattatCTCAAAATTCATGGTACAGCGGAAGAGACATGGCTATAATGATTGATGAAAGGTATGATTGGCCTTAAGACCAGACCAACACTCTTTACTTCCTACATAACGTGCAAGATATCTGTAGAGGCAGAAAAAATTGCTGAAATCACCAATTTTGTTGGAGATCCTTCGTAATCGGTTAACCCCTCTTGACGTTGTTTGTTGCTGCTCCGCCAACCTGCATCGATAGGAGATATGCTACGAGGGTTTTAACACCAAGTCACAAATGCACCTGCATACAGCAAAACGGCCATTCATCAAATTTCTATAAGAACTACACTACTTCCTGAGGCTGCTGAATTCGCGGTGTTATTTTTGGGAATATCATATAGATGTGTTCGAGACGTGTATGCTGAATTATTTACTTTAGGAAGAATGAAGTCTGGATAACAAGGTGAGTTCTGTGCCGAATTGTCCAAGTATCTTCAGATTAGAATTTCGACATCTATCTAACTTTGGTCTGCAATCAAATAACAAGCTATTTAAAATGAGTTTACAAGAACATATATGCCAACAGATGCGGTAAACCCTGCACTGATTATGTTGTCAATCAATGTCGTTCTCTGACTGGATGTCGCATGCCAACTGCTAAGAATATGGCAACAAGTTGAATGGATGTATAATACTTCAACTCAACCTGCAATTTCATAACTCAACACACACCGGTGAGTGTAAAACCTGCAATTTCAAGTGAAACCCATCATATAGGACAGCAACAGAAATTTTCAGTTCACAAGGGTTTGCTTATAATTGAAATTACGAATAGAAAGGAACAGAAACCTGTAATGACATAATATTAGATAAAGAAAAACGGCACTCAATTAGTATGCTCATAAATCAATTGTCCAATCAATCATTCATCCTAGTAAATGAAGATTAACTATGATCCACAAGGGTATCATCATCTGCCGAAGCAAATGAACCCTTATGGATCCATTTTCTTAGACCTATTAGCTTCTGACTGGCCACCTTGATTCTCAGTATGGGGATTGTCGAAAGGATATCCCTCAGTCGGCCATTTATCAGCACCTGAATCTTCTGCTGCTTGCAAAAATCCCAGATCCCAGACATCAGATAACTCACCAGTTACCCCCAACTCGGGAATGTCATAGGTTTCAAGATTACCCCACAACTCGTTCCTAGAACTAGGCATACCAACAGTAGCATCAAAATCCATGCTCCATGCATCCTGTTTAGAAACGCTCTCACTGATAGGAGATGAGAAATATGGGGTGCTTTTCTGCTTCACTAAATCCTCTGGGGAAGATATAAAATACCCTGGATTAACCACTTGTTCCGAACCGATTACATTCTTCCCTTTCAGATCTTGGATTCCCATGCCTGATGTACCTTCTCCTACCAGCTCTGGGGTTCCAAGAAATCCATGTGCAGTCGCCAACTCATCAGATACAACTACTTCATCATCAACTGGAAATGGAAAGCCTTCAGAACCTAAATCGATTTCTGCTACACCCTTGGGTAGATAATCTGGAGATTTTTCAACAGAAGTCGGAATTATATCTGGGGCTGAAGGGGATATAGCAATGTCTCTCCAATCAAGTTTGGAGTACTTCACAATCTGGCCTTCAGCAGGTGTTTCTGAATCTATCAATTCAACCAGCTGGTGCTTTACAAACTTCCTCCGCATCCTCGAAGAACCGATTTCTCCCTGTTCCTTTTTTTGTCTAAGGCGTGCCAAGAAAGCCGGATTCTGGAATAACTTGGCTAAGAAAGAAACCATTTGCTTCTGCCTTTGTTCAGCTGATTGAAGCCTCTGATTCACTACTTCGACATGCCGAGCCGTACCCTGCTGCTCCTGCTGCAGTTCCACTACTTCCTGCATTAACATGCTCTTCTCCTTCCTTAACCTTTCTATGTCACCTTCCACTCCAGACCTCCCTGCTTCAGTAGAAGATCCAAAATAGTTACCAATCTGTTGCGATTGAGGTGACTTACGCCTCTGAATATTCTTCAAAAGATGCCTCTTCCCTCGCTGAAAAGCCTCGTTTGCAAATTCCCACTTATCAGTATCGATTTTGCGAAATCCCTGAAAACAGTACACAAGATGATTCAAGAATAAATGGGGGAAACGGGATTGTTCACGAAAACAAAAACATCAAAGGGTATGATTCACATAGGATTTTTCAGGAGGAGCCAAATTGCACTATATAGATCATCTTCATAACATCAGCTTTctaaaagaaagagagagaaattaaGAAAGAGTTAGAAAAAGACAGTAGCAAAATAACAAAGATTCCACTAGAACCCAAATTTCTACCTGCTTTAGGATGGAACTCCCAAGTCCAGCAGTGATTCAGCAAATGAAGCTGACCTCGAAGAAGCTTAACcaaactttttaataatttccaCAAATAACGATTCACTTATGCAACATACATCCAAGTTTACAGATAAGTCTTACATTTGATCACAACACTAATAAATACATTAGCTTTACACAAGCTCAAAGGAACAAAATACGACAAAACCATAAGATTTGTACATACAAATTCAACATAGGAAATACAATTAACCCTTTTCTCCGATTACAAAATCTTTGTACAAAAGTTCGATAATTAGAATATTACAACCAATGTGTACAAATCGGGCTTCTACAATTACAGGTTCCAGTTTACAGATTAagccttaaaaaaataaatacggaAAACAAAAAcaagcaaacaaacaaacaatcaaagaaagaaagaaagagaaacaaAAGTTACAAAACCAAATGCCATCAGcgatattttttttttatgtagGCTGTACTATTGCAATAATACCCACATAAGTATTGAGCTGACGAACAAAGCTGGAGAAATTGTTGTGCTTGAAATTCCGAGGAAGTATGAACTTAGAGAATTCGACCGGGTCCCAAACCACGAAGCTCTGTCCCGTCGGACCCCAAGAGATGATCGGATCCAACGACGTGTCCTCCACCAAATCGAACGTTTTCGACAAAAATGGCGGCACTGGGTTCCCATGAAGAATTTCCAAAGGCTGAGGCACGCCACTTGAAAACGTTTCCAGTTCCATTAATGAGGAAGGGAAGGTCGACGTTTGGGGTAGGTTTGGAAGGGAATTCGGAGAGCGTTTTTCTTCGTCTGGATTCATTTCGTTTTTTTAAGATAATGAAGAAGGTTTTGGAAAGAGATCCTGGGTTTCAATTCCAAGGTtcgataaaaatgaaaaaaaaaaattggggtgGAAGGGGGGTTTTGAAGGGTTTAAGCCGACAAACTGTTGctccaaaggaaaaaaaatctttGAAGGCGGTGAGTGAAACTGGAGGTTCAACGGCCAGGGTCAAGTTAATTGTTGGTGATTTGTACGTGGAAGTTTTATAACCCATTTGTTATGGCATCGCtgccaaaagaaaaagaaattaaaaaaaaaatcagaaagaaAAGAAGTGCCGACCAAAGTTTGGGTTGTTTCCAGGGAATTACTTCGTCTGGGTTTTGTTTGaaggattaaaaaaaaaaaatctgtgTGGTTGGTTAACTGGTCGGGACGAAGCAAATGGGGTCCACTGTTAGGGAAGATAATTTTGTTTCTGAACTGGGTTTGGGCTGGCGTTGATGATTTGAACTAGATTGTTGATTTTCTGGATGGTCAAAATACTTGGAGACGAAGCTAAGTCCAACAGGCCAATGAAACGAGTGGATTTTTCGTTTGGAACTGCAACAACTGGGGACATGTCTTGTCGTTCAGATTTTGGACCAATCatattttttattagtatttCAGTATTTATTGTGCACGTGATTCTTTTCTTGAATGTTtttatgaattttctattttctagACTTCATTTCTGTTCCTAACCCTATGGGTTGAAAGAAAGATCTAAGAAGAGAGAAATAAATCCCCTTTGTTGTATTTTATGAAACCAGCAGTCAGCAActgtttaattttaaaagggaGACAACATATTTCATCAAAACAATCTGCAggctatttaaaaaattttcaataattacttgATAATTAGAAcaaagatttaaaaaataattttttgtaccAACAATGTAATGGTCAACCCTATGTATGTTTTTTTCACTTATATTTTATACAATACATGTTATATTaggtataaaaaattattttttaggtacCGTGTACCAAATGGTCGAaacccattttcattttttttttacagGCATAATGGTGACCGACACTCatcttcaaaatttttgaaaaaaaacaatgcatcataaataaataatgggAAAAGAAAACCATATAGCATTTTTCACAAGTACAATAGAAGCTTCTCTTTGAAAGTAAGC from the Gossypium hirsutum isolate 1008001.06 chromosome D09, Gossypium_hirsutum_v2.1, whole genome shotgun sequence genome contains:
- the LOC107908713 gene encoding chromatin structure-remodeling complex protein BSH isoform X8 is translated as MKSPASASWKAPLKFRMPTAENLIPIRLDIEVDGQRYKDAFTWNPYDPDSEVVMFAKRTVKDLKLSPGFLPQIVQSIQSQLATFRSYEGQDMYVGDKIIPIKLDLQVNHIVIRDQFLWDLNNFDSDPEEFARTLCKDLGIEDPEVEPAIAFAIREQLYEIAIQNVTTARENRISKKGRRAAEHFTPRFLCCFLLIWSEIGGIFFLIRMACKASGAALDLMKLFSFGSSVVRSGFRGGDVCKKGL
- the LOC107908713 gene encoding chromatin structure-remodeling complex protein BSH isoform X11 — its product is MKSPASASWKAPLKFRMPTAENLIPIRLDIEVDGQRYKDAFTWNPYDPDSEVVMFAKRTVKDLKLSPGFLPQIVQSIQSQLATFRSYEGQDMYVGDKIIPIKLDLQVNHIVIRDQFLWDLNNFDSDPEEFARTLCKDLGIEDPEVEPAIAFAIREQLYEIAIQNVTTARENRISKKGRRAAEHFTPSKASGAALDLMKLFSFGSSVVRSGFRGGDVCKKGL